A stretch of Aerococcaceae bacterium zg-252 DNA encodes these proteins:
- the glf gene encoding UDP-galactopyranose mutase has translation MKADYLVVGAGLFGAVFAHEMAKAGKTVKVIEKRDHIAGNIYTKEVEGIQVHQYGAHIFHTSDKEIWDYINQFAEFNHYINAPIANYNGEIYNLPFNMNTFSKLWGVKTPQEAKEKIEEQKANYAIKRPANLEEQAISLVGPDIYEKLIKGYTEKQWGKKATELPAFIIRRLPVRFTYDNNYFNDRYQGIPVGGYTAIIEKMLAHENITVELNTDFFANKAHYLAEYLRIVYTGMIDEYFDYQFGVLEYRSLRFETEVLDMENYQGNAVVNYTDAETPYTRIIEHKHFEFGTQPKTVITREYPHHWTTEEDAYYPINNEQNNALYAKYDALAKSQEQVIFGGRLGQYRYYDMHQVIGVALNMVHKELN, from the coding sequence ATGAAAGCAGATTATTTAGTAGTAGGTGCAGGTTTATTCGGAGCTGTCTTTGCCCATGAAATGGCAAAGGCTGGTAAAACTGTTAAAGTGATTGAAAAACGTGACCATATAGCTGGGAACATTTACACTAAAGAAGTTGAGGGGATTCAAGTTCATCAGTATGGGGCACATATTTTTCATACGAGCGATAAAGAGATTTGGGATTACATCAATCAATTTGCTGAATTTAATCACTATATCAATGCACCGATTGCGAATTATAATGGTGAAATCTATAATTTACCATTTAACATGAATACTTTTTCAAAATTGTGGGGAGTTAAAACACCACAAGAGGCAAAAGAGAAGATTGAAGAACAGAAAGCTAATTATGCGATAAAACGACCAGCAAACTTAGAAGAGCAAGCTATTTCATTAGTAGGGCCGGATATTTATGAAAAGTTAATCAAGGGCTATACGGAAAAACAATGGGGTAAAAAAGCTACGGAGTTACCGGCATTTATTATTCGTCGTTTGCCGGTACGATTTACTTATGATAATAACTATTTTAATGATCGTTATCAAGGAATTCCAGTCGGTGGCTATACAGCGATAATTGAGAAGATGTTAGCACATGAGAATATTACAGTGGAATTGAATACAGACTTTTTTGCTAATAAAGCTCACTATTTAGCGGAGTATCTACGCATTGTTTACACTGGAATGATTGACGAATACTTTGATTACCAGTTTGGCGTATTGGAGTATCGTAGTTTACGCTTTGAAACAGAGGTGTTGGATATGGAAAATTATCAAGGGAATGCCGTTGTCAATTATACAGATGCTGAAACACCATATACACGAATTATTGAGCATAAGCATTTCGAGTTTGGTACACAACCGAAAACGGTGATTACTCGAGAATATCCGCATCACTGGACGACAGAAGAAGATGCTTATTATCCAATTAATAATGAGCAGAACAATGCGTTGTATGCAAAATACGATGCTTTAGCGAAGTCACAAGAACAAGTGATATTCGGTGGACGATTAGGACAATACCGTTATTATGATATGCACCAAGTGATTGGTGTGGCGTTGAATATGGTTCATAAGGAGCTGAACTAA
- a CDS encoding flippase, with translation MVQKNKSITINFVMNFILTISTFIFPLITFPYVSRVLSPVGIGRINFVTAVVTYFMMFGMLGIPTYGIRAVAKVRDDQKLLAKTVQEILIINSIAMLFVSIIYVIAIFTVPKFNQDFTLFVINGTLLFLNVIGIEWLYKGLEEYRYITIRSIFFKLISVILMFIYVRSKEDYIKYGIINIFATAGSNVYNFINIRKYTTLRYRGKYDFKQHLPSIFRFFMMSIAATIYTHLDTVMIGFMKGDYDVGYYTAAVKSKTILTSLVTSLGAVLLPRLSYYIEKNERNKFNDLAIKSFNFIIWLAIPITVFFILNAKETILILSGETFIDAVIPMQVIMPTVLLIGISNLLGIQILVPLQRENEVLRSVALGAVVNLIFNAIFIPMLGATGAAIGTLIAELIVVIYQIYVLSDTFSLLMIHQKWNALLLANIGAFLAEIFMNYFIMPKLLIVKMIMNAMVFFGVYGVILLIMKENMTMNILLKIFTKLVKKDRGV, from the coding sequence ATGGTGCAAAAAAATAAATCCATTACGATTAATTTTGTGATGAATTTTATCTTAACGATTTCAACATTTATCTTTCCATTAATAACATTTCCTTATGTTTCTCGTGTACTTTCACCGGTAGGGATTGGAAGAATTAATTTTGTGACGGCTGTGGTTACCTATTTTATGATGTTTGGAATGCTAGGAATACCAACGTATGGAATCAGAGCTGTCGCAAAAGTTCGTGATGACCAAAAATTATTAGCGAAAACAGTTCAAGAAATATTAATCATCAATAGTATCGCAATGTTATTTGTAAGTATTATCTATGTGATTGCTATTTTTACTGTTCCAAAATTTAATCAAGACTTTACGCTTTTTGTGATAAATGGGACGTTATTGTTTTTAAATGTTATTGGTATTGAATGGCTATATAAAGGGTTAGAAGAATATCGATACATAACTATCCGTTCAATCTTTTTTAAACTGATTTCAGTTATACTAATGTTTATATATGTTCGAAGTAAAGAAGATTATATAAAGTATGGCATTATTAATATTTTTGCAACAGCAGGTTCTAATGTCTATAATTTTATTAACATTAGAAAATATACGACGCTTAGATATAGAGGGAAATATGATTTTAAGCAGCATCTTCCCTCTATTTTTCGCTTTTTTATGATGTCAATAGCAGCTACTATCTATACTCACTTAGATACGGTGATGATTGGCTTTATGAAAGGCGATTATGATGTAGGATATTATACTGCTGCTGTAAAAAGTAAGACTATTTTAACGAGTTTAGTGACATCGTTAGGTGCAGTGTTATTGCCACGTCTTTCTTACTATATTGAAAAAAATGAACGAAATAAATTTAATGATTTAGCAATTAAATCCTTTAATTTTATTATATGGTTAGCGATTCCTATTACGGTATTCTTTATATTAAATGCCAAAGAAACGATATTGATTTTATCGGGAGAAACTTTTATAGATGCTGTGATTCCGATGCAAGTGATAATGCCTACGGTGTTATTGATTGGTATTTCAAATTTATTGGGAATTCAAATTTTAGTGCCATTACAACGAGAAAATGAAGTTTTACGTTCTGTTGCGTTAGGAGCGGTAGTGAACTTGATTTTTAATGCTATTTTTATTCCGATGTTAGGTGCGACTGGTGCTGCAATAGGAACTTTGATAGCCGAGTTAATTGTGGTGATTTATCAAATTTATGTGTTATCAGATACTTTTTCACTATTGATGATTCATCAAAAATGGAATGCCTTACTCTTAGCAAATATTGGTGCATTTTTAGCTGAGATATTCATGAATTATTTTATAATGCCCAAATTGTTGATTGTTAAAATGATAATGAATGCTATGGTATTTTTTGGAGTCTATGGAGTAATATTGTTAATAATGAAAGAAAATATGACGATGAATATTTTGTTGAAAATATTTACTAAGTTAGTTAAAAAAGATAGAGGAGTATAG